In the Candidatus Binatia bacterium genome, one interval contains:
- the cmk gene encoding (d)CMP kinase gives MSRRPFILAIDGPAGAGKSTTARAVASALGFSYLDSGALYRCVALAALEQGVATDDDAALGALATGLEIRQTAAGRFLLGGQDVSGRIRSPEVSQAASKSSACPSVRRALVGIQRGAVSPPGTVAEGRDIGTVIFPDADLKVFLDADPPERARRRELELTAKAAAPEAVARVRDEMAERDRRDTTRSIAPLARAADALVLDTTFLTLDEVVARIVDEVDRRRRNST, from the coding sequence ATGAGCCGGAGACCCTTCATCCTGGCGATCGACGGACCGGCTGGCGCCGGCAAGTCGACGACGGCGCGCGCCGTGGCCTCCGCGCTCGGCTTTTCGTACCTCGATTCGGGGGCACTTTACCGCTGCGTGGCTCTCGCGGCCCTCGAACAGGGAGTCGCTACCGACGACGACGCGGCTCTTGGGGCGCTGGCCACCGGCCTCGAGATCCGTCAGACCGCCGCCGGCCGCTTCCTTCTGGGGGGCCAGGACGTCAGCGGCCGCATCCGCAGCCCGGAGGTCAGCCAGGCCGCGTCGAAGAGCTCGGCCTGCCCGTCCGTGCGCCGGGCTCTCGTGGGTATCCAGAGGGGCGCGGTCTCGCCACCGGGGACCGTGGCCGAAGGCCGCGACATCGGCACGGTCATCTTTCCTGACGCCGACCTCAAGGTATTCCTCGACGCGGATCCGCCCGAGCGCGCCAGGAGGCGGGAGCTCGAACTGACCGCAAAAGCGGCAGCGCCCGAGGCTGTCGCGCGCGTGCGAGACGAGATGGCCGAGAGGGACCGGCGCGACACGACTCGCTCGATCGCGCCCCTTGCCAGGGCTGCCGATGCACTGGTGTTGGACACCACGTTTCTCACGCTCGACGAAGTCGTCGCGCGCATCGTCGATGAAGTCGACCGCCGCCGGCGCAACTCGACGTAG
- the aroA gene encoding 3-phosphoshikimate 1-carboxyvinyltransferase has product MSAPRQVARARGPLRGTIVVPGDKSIAHRAVMFNAAGSGEARIDGLPSGRDVASTVAAMRRLGAVVAIVSPGTARIRGMAMQAVARPGTIDCENSGTTMRLLSGLLCGQRDLEAVLSGDPSLTRRPMRRVAEPLARMGASIETDDGHAPLMIRGRELSPATIELAVASAQVKTAILLAGLQAEGTTTVIEPTATRDHTEKLLAAMDVPVTVQGSVASVTGRAIPRCVDVRVPGDPSSAAFLLVAAALVEGSDVTIDGVCLNPTRLGFLDVLIRMGADIQAAVQGTSGGEPVGSIRCRASGLRGFEIGAAEVPATIDELPLLAVAAAFADGESVISGAGELRVKESDRISTTAAILRAFGTEVEEKDDGMVIAGGAPRGGGRVETRHDHRIAMSAAVAALAARGDGVTLDNDGPVAVSFPEFFDSLQRLGA; this is encoded by the coding sequence GTGAGCGCGCCGCGTCAGGTTGCCCGCGCCCGCGGGCCGCTGCGCGGGACGATCGTCGTTCCGGGAGACAAGTCGATCGCGCACCGCGCCGTCATGTTCAACGCAGCCGGATCCGGCGAGGCGCGAATCGACGGGCTGCCATCGGGCCGCGACGTTGCCTCGACCGTCGCTGCGATGCGCCGCCTTGGCGCCGTCGTCGCGATCGTCTCGCCAGGCACGGCGCGCATCCGCGGAATGGCGATGCAGGCGGTAGCGCGGCCCGGCACGATCGATTGCGAGAACTCCGGTACGACGATGCGCCTGCTGTCGGGACTCTTGTGCGGGCAGCGCGATCTGGAAGCGGTGCTGAGCGGCGACCCGTCGCTTACGCGCCGCCCGATGAGACGCGTTGCCGAGCCTCTGGCGCGGATGGGGGCAAGCATTGAGACCGACGACGGCCATGCCCCCCTGATGATCCGCGGCCGTGAGCTGTCGCCGGCCACGATTGAGCTCGCCGTTGCGAGCGCCCAGGTAAAAACCGCCATCCTCCTGGCCGGTCTCCAGGCCGAAGGAACGACGACTGTCATCGAGCCGACGGCGACCCGCGATCACACCGAGAAGCTGCTGGCGGCAATGGACGTCCCGGTAACGGTCCAGGGCTCGGTGGCGAGCGTGACGGGAAGGGCCATCCCCCGCTGCGTGGACGTCCGCGTGCCGGGGGATCCGTCATCGGCCGCGTTCCTGCTGGTCGCCGCAGCGTTGGTCGAGGGTTCGGACGTCACGATCGACGGGGTCTGTCTCAATCCGACCCGCCTCGGGTTCCTCGATGTCCTCATCCGGATGGGTGCCGACATCCAGGCTGCCGTCCAGGGCACGAGCGGCGGCGAGCCGGTCGGGAGCATCCGCTGCCGGGCCTCCGGTCTTCGCGGATTTGAGATCGGCGCAGCCGAAGTGCCGGCAACCATCGACGAGCTTCCGTTGCTGGCCGTCGCCGCAGCGTTCGCCGACGGCGAATCGGTGATCTCGGGAGCCGGCGAGCTACGCGTCAAGGAAAGCGACAGGATCTCCACTACTGCAGCAATCCTGAGGGCTTTCGGTACGGAAGTGGAAGAAAAGGACGATGGCATGGTGATTGCCGGCGGAGCACCGCGCGGCGGAGGTCGGGTCGAAACCCGCCACGATCACCGCATCGCGATGTCGGCCGCAGTGGCGGCGCTGGCCGCGCGAGGCGACGGCGTTACGCTCGACAACGACGGGCCGGTTGCCGTCTCGTTCCCGGAATTCTTCGACAGCCTGCAAAGGCTCGGCGCATGA
- a CDS encoding prephenate dehydrogenase/arogenate dehydrogenase family protein, translating to MKSWDRCVIVGTGLIGASLAGAAKACGAFGHVVGAGRSKANLDIALSRGLIDEARTDLFPSLAGADLVVVATPVFTAVSQLHELAEHAPKTAVFTDVGSVKGPIVIEAGRRGLVDRFLGAHPLAGKAETGAGSADPAIFRGRRCVLTPAKDTPASLVDDMRELWSAVGCEVSVMDADAHDSAIATSSHLPQMVAFALAATADGAKRRQDVVDLIAGGFRDTTRLAASDAAMWIDIARLNREAIVDAMDEFSACWDDLRDAIADRDEGVIRTIIAASHKLRRGIVSS from the coding sequence ATGAAGTCCTGGGATCGCTGCGTCATCGTCGGCACGGGCCTGATCGGCGCATCGTTGGCGGGCGCAGCAAAGGCCTGCGGCGCTTTCGGCCACGTCGTCGGCGCCGGAAGGTCGAAGGCGAACCTCGACATCGCGCTGTCGCGCGGGCTCATCGACGAGGCGCGCACCGATCTTTTCCCGTCGCTGGCCGGCGCCGACCTGGTCGTCGTCGCGACGCCGGTGTTCACCGCCGTCTCCCAGCTCCACGAGCTTGCCGAGCATGCGCCGAAGACGGCGGTCTTCACGGACGTCGGCAGCGTCAAGGGTCCGATCGTGATCGAAGCGGGAAGGCGGGGCCTCGTCGACCGATTTCTCGGCGCGCATCCGCTTGCCGGCAAGGCCGAAACGGGCGCGGGCAGCGCCGATCCGGCGATTTTCCGCGGTCGTCGCTGCGTGCTGACGCCTGCGAAGGACACGCCGGCATCTCTCGTCGACGACATGCGCGAGCTTTGGAGCGCCGTCGGCTGCGAGGTTTCCGTGATGGATGCCGACGCGCACGACAGCGCGATCGCGACCTCGAGCCATCTGCCGCAGATGGTCGCCTTCGCGCTGGCTGCCACCGCCGACGGCGCGAAGCGGCGCCAGGACGTCGTCGATCTCATCGCCGGAGGGTTTCGCGACACGACGCGCCTTGCGGCAAGCGACGCTGCGATGTGGATCGACATCGCCAGGCTCAATCGCGAAGCGATCGTCGATGCGATGGACGAGTTCAGCGCCTGCTGGGACGATCTTCGCGATGCGATCGCCGATCGCGACGAAGGGGTGATCCGCACGATCATCGCGGCGTCGCACAAGCTGCGCAGGGGGATCGTTTCGTCGTGA
- the hisC gene encoding histidinol-phosphate transaminase encodes MAGPPIPERIRSLTPYKPGRPIEEVERELGIRGSIKIASNENALGPSPKALAAMADALASVHRYPDGGAVVLTEKLATRLGVDSRRIILGNGSNEILELACRLLAGPGDEVLFSADAFLVYPLVSIAVGATPVKAPPRGFEHDLEAIAERVTGRTRVVFVANPNNPTGTIFRRQEWERFLAKVPDAVAVVLDEAYFEFVDDELYPDGLAYIDRHPGLIVTRTFSKIHGLAGLRIGYGVASLEIADAMARLRQPFNVNLLAQVAAAAALDDDAHVEASRALVRSSRVRWAKACERLGIDAVASHANFFLVRTGKGAAVTDALLRLGVIVRPMDAYGFPDHIRITYSTEEEDRRAIAALEQVLAGDLAARRASAVRSGGTAR; translated from the coding sequence ATGGCCGGCCCCCCGATTCCAGAGCGGATCCGCTCATTGACGCCGTACAAGCCCGGGCGCCCGATCGAAGAAGTCGAGCGCGAGCTCGGCATCCGCGGCTCGATCAAGATCGCATCCAACGAGAACGCGCTCGGGCCGTCGCCGAAGGCACTGGCGGCAATGGCGGACGCCCTCGCGTCGGTCCACCGCTACCCCGACGGCGGAGCGGTCGTACTGACCGAAAAGCTCGCGACCCGCCTCGGCGTCGATTCTCGTCGCATCATCCTCGGCAACGGGTCCAACGAGATCCTCGAGCTGGCCTGTCGCCTGCTGGCCGGCCCCGGCGATGAAGTGCTGTTCTCGGCAGACGCGTTCCTGGTCTATCCGCTGGTTTCGATCGCCGTCGGTGCGACTCCGGTCAAGGCTCCGCCGCGCGGCTTCGAGCACGACCTCGAGGCCATCGCCGAGCGCGTCACCGGCAGGACGCGCGTCGTCTTCGTTGCCAACCCCAACAATCCGACAGGCACGATTTTCCGCCGCCAGGAGTGGGAGAGGTTCCTCGCGAAGGTACCCGACGCCGTCGCGGTGGTGCTCGACGAAGCGTACTTCGAATTCGTCGACGACGAGCTCTATCCCGACGGCTTGGCGTACATCGACCGGCACCCGGGGCTCATCGTCACGCGCACGTTCTCGAAGATCCACGGCCTGGCCGGTCTTCGCATCGGTTACGGCGTGGCATCCCTCGAGATCGCCGACGCGATGGCACGGCTTCGCCAGCCGTTCAACGTCAACCTGCTCGCGCAGGTTGCCGCTGCGGCCGCTCTCGACGACGACGCGCACGTCGAGGCCTCGCGCGCGCTGGTGCGCTCGAGCCGCGTGCGCTGGGCAAAGGCCTGCGAGCGCCTCGGCATCGATGCCGTTGCCAGCCACGCGAATTTCTTCCTCGTGCGCACTGGTAAAGGCGCGGCAGTTACCGATGCGCTGCTTCGCCTCGGCGTGATCGTGCGTCCGATGGATGCTTACGGGTTTCCCGACCACATCCGCATCACGTACTCGACCGAAGAAGAAGACCGGCGCGCGATCGCGGCGCTCGAGCAGGTGCTCGCCGGCGACCTTGCGGCCCGGCGCGCGTCCGCAGTACGTTCGGGCGGAACCGCGCGATGA
- a CDS encoding carbon starvation CstA family protein, translating to MNGTAATTRGSLAGAVAWLAVALLGASALAAIALHRGETISSTWFLVAGLCTYAIGYRFYSAFLASRALALDDQRPTPAHTRRDGRDFVPTNRWVVFGHHFAAIAGPGPLVGPILAAQFGYLPASLYIVVGVVLGGAVQDFTVLVGSMRRGGMSLGQIVREEIGPVGGAAATVAVLAIMVILIGVLGLVVTNAMFGSPWGTFTIAATIPIALLMGVWMTQLRPGHVMEASIGGLALVLLAVWGGGYVHDHESLRVWFDLGKPAIARCLIIYGFTASVLPVWLLLAPRDYLSAFIKIGTIALLAAGLLLVRPDVQMPALTRFIDGTGPVFAGKLFPFCFITIACGAISGFHALISSGTTPKLLDRESDARFIGYGAMLMESFVALMALMAATVMEPGTYFAMNAPASLIGTTAAEAAAKISQWGFTLDPASFEALTRHVGENTLLSRTGGAPTLAVGMAEIFSRALGGDAMKALWYHFAIMFEALFILTTLDAGTRVGRFMMQDLLGGFWEPLGRTASLPANVFSSALIVGGWGYFLYQGVIDPLGGINSLWPLFGIANQLLAATALTAVTTLFVKSDRPRYALTTFAPLVWLLVVTMTAGWQKIFSPDLRIGFLAMADSLAAQAGAGQIAADKLSQTAHVIFNNRLDAAVTAVFMLLVAVVVLDAARIWWKTLSGRRGHGLAVAEVSL from the coding sequence ATGAACGGGACCGCCGCGACGACGCGCGGCAGCCTTGCCGGCGCCGTCGCGTGGCTGGCCGTCGCCCTGCTAGGAGCTTCGGCCCTGGCCGCCATCGCGCTCCACCGCGGCGAAACCATTTCGAGCACCTGGTTCCTCGTCGCGGGGCTCTGCACCTACGCGATCGGTTACCGCTTCTACTCGGCGTTTCTCGCCAGTCGTGCGCTCGCCCTCGACGACCAAAGGCCCACCCCTGCGCACACTCGCCGCGACGGCCGCGACTTCGTCCCGACCAACCGCTGGGTGGTCTTCGGCCACCACTTCGCGGCCATCGCCGGGCCCGGGCCGCTGGTCGGACCGATTCTCGCCGCGCAGTTCGGCTATCTTCCTGCATCGCTCTACATCGTCGTCGGCGTCGTGCTCGGCGGCGCCGTGCAGGACTTCACCGTCCTCGTGGGCTCGATGCGCCGCGGCGGGATGAGTCTCGGGCAGATCGTCCGCGAAGAAATCGGCCCGGTCGGAGGCGCAGCGGCCACGGTCGCCGTGCTCGCGATCATGGTGATCCTGATCGGCGTGCTCGGCCTCGTGGTCACCAACGCGATGTTCGGCAGCCCGTGGGGAACGTTCACGATCGCGGCGACGATTCCGATCGCGCTGCTGATGGGTGTCTGGATGACGCAGCTGCGGCCGGGCCACGTGATGGAAGCGTCCATCGGCGGTCTTGCGCTCGTGCTGCTGGCCGTATGGGGCGGCGGCTACGTGCACGATCACGAATCGCTTCGAGTCTGGTTCGATCTCGGCAAGCCCGCCATTGCGCGCTGCCTGATCATTTACGGGTTTACCGCCAGCGTGCTGCCGGTGTGGCTGCTGCTGGCGCCGCGCGACTACCTCTCGGCGTTCATCAAGATCGGAACGATCGCGCTATTGGCCGCGGGCCTTCTGCTGGTCAGGCCCGACGTGCAGATGCCGGCTCTTACCCGCTTCATCGACGGCACCGGCCCGGTGTTCGCAGGAAAGCTGTTCCCGTTCTGCTTCATCACGATCGCGTGCGGCGCGATCTCGGGATTTCATGCGCTGATCTCGAGCGGCACGACGCCGAAGCTTCTGGATCGCGAGAGCGACGCCCGCTTCATCGGTTACGGCGCGATGCTGATGGAGAGCTTCGTCGCGCTGATGGCGCTGATGGCCGCTACCGTGATGGAGCCCGGCACTTATTTTGCGATGAACGCGCCGGCGAGCCTGATCGGCACGACTGCCGCGGAGGCCGCAGCGAAGATCTCGCAATGGGGCTTTACGCTCGACCCCGCATCGTTCGAAGCGCTGACTCGCCACGTCGGCGAGAACACGCTGCTGTCGCGAACCGGAGGAGCGCCGACGCTGGCCGTCGGCATGGCCGAGATCTTCTCGCGCGCGCTCGGCGGCGACGCGATGAAAGCGCTGTGGTACCACTTCGCGATCATGTTCGAAGCGCTGTTCATCCTGACCACGCTCGATGCCGGCACCCGTGTCGGGCGCTTCATGATGCAGGACCTGCTCGGCGGCTTCTGGGAGCCTCTCGGACGCACCGCCTCGCTGCCGGCCAACGTATTTTCTTCGGCGCTGATCGTCGGCGGCTGGGGCTATTTCCTTTACCAGGGCGTCATCGATCCTCTCGGCGGCATCAATTCGCTGTGGCCGCTGTTCGGGATCGCCAACCAGTTGCTCGCGGCCACGGCGCTCACGGCCGTGACGACGCTGTTCGTCAAGTCCGACCGGCCGCGCTACGCGCTGACGACGTTCGCGCCCCTCGTCTGGCTGCTCGTCGTGACGATGACAGCAGGGTGGCAGAAGATCTTTTCGCCCGACTTGCGCATCGGCTTCCTGGCCATGGCGGACAGCCTGGCCGCGCAGGCCGGCGCGGGACAGATCGCGGCGGACAAGCTGTCGCAGACGGCGCACGTGATCTTCAATAACCGGCTCGATGCTGCCGTCACCGCGGTCTTCATGCTTCTCGTCGCGGTCGTCGTGCTGGATGCCGCGCGGATCTGGTGGAAGACGCTCTCCGGGCGCCGCGGCCACGGCCTGGCCGTCGCGGAGGTGAGCCTGTGA
- a CDS encoding phosphotransferase family protein, translating into MPSQSRYDPEELRLRLEPWFRDRLGGAKDLHLDEITAPGLTGFSSETMLVDGHWSDNGREVSGRWVVRSRPTEHPVFPEYDLHAQFRCMQIVADASDVPVPRVRWWEPDAQVIGEPFYVMDRIDGEAPSDNPPYTVMGFLAEAAPAQQRALYEKEISILARLHAIDWKKAGLDFLDRRRFGPAGFTQQLAYYRDFLAWASEGRPQPTVEAAFDFLEANVPPGRDVVVLNWGDARPSNIMVRDFEPVAVLDWEMATLGPPECDVAWFLYLNRFLSEGVGAPALPGFPLDEETASLYRSFGGRELHDLHYYQVWAGLRFSVIFIRIIQRMQKQGVLVPGWSEQNNICTQFLAKVGGFALPA; encoded by the coding sequence ATGCCATCGCAAAGCCGATACGATCCCGAAGAGCTTCGCCTGCGCCTCGAGCCGTGGTTTCGCGACCGGCTCGGAGGCGCGAAGGACCTGCACCTGGACGAGATCACCGCGCCGGGCCTGACCGGGTTTTCCAGCGAGACGATGCTCGTCGACGGGCATTGGAGCGACAACGGCCGCGAAGTGTCCGGCCGCTGGGTCGTGCGCTCGCGTCCCACCGAGCATCCGGTGTTCCCCGAATACGACCTGCACGCGCAGTTTCGCTGCATGCAGATCGTTGCCGACGCGAGCGACGTGCCGGTGCCGCGCGTGCGCTGGTGGGAGCCGGATGCGCAGGTGATCGGCGAGCCGTTCTACGTGATGGATCGCATCGACGGCGAGGCGCCGAGCGACAATCCTCCGTACACGGTGATGGGCTTTCTTGCCGAGGCGGCGCCCGCGCAGCAGCGCGCGCTCTACGAGAAAGAGATTTCGATCCTGGCGCGCCTCCACGCGATCGACTGGAAGAAGGCCGGCCTGGATTTCCTCGATCGGCGCCGCTTCGGACCGGCGGGATTCACGCAACAGCTCGCGTACTACCGCGATTTCCTCGCGTGGGCCTCCGAGGGCCGTCCCCAGCCTACGGTCGAGGCGGCGTTCGATTTCCTCGAAGCGAACGTTCCGCCGGGCCGCGACGTGGTCGTGCTGAACTGGGGCGACGCAAGACCGTCGAACATCATGGTCCGCGATTTCGAGCCCGTCGCGGTGCTCGACTGGGAGATGGCCACGCTCGGGCCGCCCGAATGCGACGTTGCGTGGTTTCTGTATCTCAATCGCTTTCTCAGCGAAGGAGTCGGTGCGCCTGCCCTGCCGGGATTTCCGCTGGATGAAGAGACCGCGTCGCTGTACCGCTCGTTCGGCGGCCGCGAGCTGCACGACCTGCACTATTACCAGGTGTGGGCCGGACTTCGCTTCAGCGTGATTTTCATCCGCATCATCCAGCGGATGCAGAAGCAGGGCGTGCTGGTGCCGGGGTGGAGCGAGCAGAACAATATCTGTACGCAGTTCCTGGCGAAGGTTGGCGGGTTTGCGCTGCCGGCGTGA
- a CDS encoding type II toxin-antitoxin system VapC family toxin, with protein sequence MILDTSALLAILQDEPERRSFNAAIEAAASRSISTATFVETSIVIGARYGGDGLRDLDLFVAKAEIVLVPVDAEQAHAARDAFLRFGKGRHPAGLNYGDCFSYALAMTLGEPLLYKGDDFSQTDVGTIAAE encoded by the coding sequence GTGATTCTCGACACCTCGGCGCTTCTCGCGATCCTGCAGGACGAACCGGAGCGGCGCTCGTTCAACGCAGCCATCGAGGCCGCGGCTTCACGCTCCATCTCCACGGCCACCTTCGTCGAAACGTCGATCGTGATCGGCGCGCGGTACGGTGGCGACGGGTTGCGTGATCTCGACCTGTTCGTGGCCAAGGCGGAGATCGTACTGGTGCCGGTCGACGCCGAGCAGGCCCATGCCGCCCGCGATGCGTTCCTCCGCTTCGGAAAGGGGCGACATCCAGCCGGGCTCAACTATGGAGACTGTTTCTCCTACGCCCTCGCCATGACGCTGGGTGAGCCTCTCCTTTACAAGGGCGACGATTTCTCCCAGACCGACGTTGGAACGATCGCGGCAGAATAG
- a CDS encoding type II toxin-antitoxin system VapB family antitoxin, producing MALNIRNPETERLAEDLAKLAGETKTEAVTKALRDRLARVRRERSRRPLAEELDRIATHCASLPVLDSRSAEDILGYDDNGLPRG from the coding sequence ATGGCACTGAACATCCGAAACCCGGAAACGGAACGTCTGGCGGAAGACCTGGCGAAGCTGGCGGGCGAGACCAAGACCGAAGCGGTCACCAAGGCTCTTCGCGATCGACTCGCCCGCGTTCGACGCGAACGCTCCCGTCGCCCCCTCGCTGAGGAACTCGACCGGATCGCAACGCACTGCGCGTCGCTGCCGGTCCTCGACAGCAGATCGGCCGAGGACATTCTCGGCTACGACGACAACGGACTGCCGCGCGGGTGA
- a CDS encoding N-acetylmuramic acid 6-phosphate etherase — translation MPTEDISARFADLDLWTTHDAVQAMLEDQLAAVAAVQSQSSTIAEAAEDAAERLSGSQGRLIYVGAGTSGRIAVQDGVELGPTYDWDRVAYLLAGGPDALRSSVEGAEDDMAAAEAATHALAPTSWDVVVGVAASGRTAYTLAAVRTAAATGALTVGLASNAGTPLLEAVDHPILLDTGAEVIAGSTRMKAGTAQKIALNLFSTAVMLRLGRVHMGLMINMRLSSRKLRDRAVKMVSHAAAVEDSVAASALEQAGSDIKLAVLIALGRSPQQGATLLRAVGGNLRNAIEQEKSERR, via the coding sequence TTGCCGACCGAAGATATCAGCGCCCGATTTGCCGATCTCGACCTCTGGACGACCCATGACGCAGTGCAGGCGATGCTCGAAGACCAGCTTGCCGCTGTAGCCGCCGTGCAGTCGCAGTCCTCAACGATCGCCGAAGCGGCCGAAGACGCAGCGGAGCGGCTCAGCGGCTCGCAGGGACGACTCATCTACGTCGGTGCCGGCACCTCGGGGCGAATTGCGGTGCAGGATGGGGTGGAGCTGGGTCCGACTTACGATTGGGACCGCGTAGCCTACCTGCTCGCCGGCGGCCCGGATGCGCTGCGGTCCAGTGTCGAAGGCGCGGAGGATGACATGGCGGCTGCCGAGGCGGCGACGCATGCTCTCGCGCCGACCTCCTGGGATGTGGTGGTTGGCGTCGCCGCCAGCGGGCGCACCGCTTACACTCTGGCCGCCGTTCGAACGGCGGCGGCGACGGGCGCGCTGACTGTCGGTCTTGCGAGCAACGCGGGAACGCCGCTGCTCGAGGCAGTCGATCATCCCATCCTGCTCGATACGGGCGCCGAGGTCATCGCCGGTTCCACACGGATGAAAGCCGGAACGGCGCAGAAGATCGCCCTGAATCTTTTCTCGACCGCGGTGATGCTGCGCCTCGGGCGCGTCCACATGGGCCTGATGATCAACATGCGGCTATCGAGCCGGAAGCTGCGCGATCGTGCCGTGAAGATGGTATCGCACGCCGCCGCTGTCGAAGATTCGGTCGCAGCGAGCGCTCTCGAACAGGCGGGGAGCGACATCAAGCTGGCGGTGCTGATTGCCCTTGGGAGAAGCCCGCAGCAAGGCGCGACATTGCTGCGAGCCGTGGGTGGGAACCTTCGCAACGCGATCGAGCAGGAGAAATCGGAACGACGGTGA